One window of Oncorhynchus kisutch isolate 150728-3 unplaced genomic scaffold, Okis_V2 Okis05a-Okis16b_hom, whole genome shotgun sequence genomic DNA carries:
- the LOC109878473 gene encoding uncharacterized protein LOC109878473: protein MAAMARNISKDWSYLYERLFSKLSDEGFHDMWSIGGFLVVFIFCTIVITLTLAVIFSWCCGWCFEQPILGSSKISVLLSPPELSRQKSMQTQAPSLSKQSLSRQKSMQTQTPSLSKQSLSRQKSMQKQTPSLSKQSLSRQIYTSRSVMDPKHPIESVWSPESVPDVQKTEKSSKNKKFKAGSVKVKRKIQPASRIVRNRDVPV, encoded by the coding sequence ATGGCTGCCATGGCAAGAAACATCTCCAAGGACTGGTCCTACCTCTATGAGAGGCTCTTCTCCAAGCTGTCCGATGAGGGCTTCCACGACATGTGGAGCATTGGTGGCTTCCTCGTCGTATTCATCTTCTGCACCATCGTCATCACCCTGACTCTAGCTGTCATATTCAGCTGGTGCTGTGGCTGGTGCTTCGAACAGCCGATCCTGGGGTCCAGCAAGATCAGCGTGCTGCTCTCGCCACCAGAACTGTCCAGACAGAAGTCTATGCAGACACAGGCACCCAGTTTATCGAAACAGAGCCTGTCCAGACAGAAGTCTATGCAGACACAGACACCCAGTTTATCGAAACAGAGCCTGTCCAGACAGAAGTCTATGCAGAAACAGACACCCAGTTTATCGAAACAGAGCCTGTCCAGACAGATATACACCTCGAGGTCTGTGATGGATCCAAAGCATCCCATAGAGTCCGTTTGGAGTCCTGAGTCTGTGCCCGATGTGCAAAAGACTGAGAAAAGCAGCAAGAacaagaagtttaaagctggatctGTGAAAGTAAAGCGTAAAATCCAACCTGCATCCAGGATTGTGAGGAACAGAGATGTACCAGTATAG
- the LOC116359763 gene encoding E3 ubiquitin-protein ligase MARCH4-like, translating to MLLSLGVVVWCWGLLSRRPMLLRRQGMSKGRCCVLFSDLKVFLLRPPVPAPPPVIIPMNGQYTDSNGSGIGIDVAIDNSNSAASAPSPEADGYATPGPPTGEPPSAGTNEPKATEEWQHATGQTGPLDYGSSEEDCSKEKWEERFSQNSRTDSGVRTPQCRICFQGPEQGELLSPCRCSGSVRCTHEPCLIKWISERGSWSCELCYYKYHVVAISTNNPLQWQAISLTVIEKVQIAAAVLGSLFLMSSISWLVWSSLSPSAKWQRQDLLFQICYAMYGFMDLVCIALIVHEGPSVFRIFNRWQAVNQQWKVLNYDKIRDTEDHQRSRLTPRHLALPNPRTSAPPGAEPGDEMVSPSTSSLMAAVAASAPGYTVTTAATASLTTVTTQDSMSEQGPPSLPDHHCAYNILHLLTQHLWTTQQEHRPTQVHPQPPQPSNSSRELVMRVTTV from the exons ATGTTGTTGTCTCTCGGGGTGGTTGTATGGTGCTGGGGATTGTTGAGCCGGAGACCGATGCTGCTCCGCCGCCAGGGCATGTCCAAAGGCCGCTGTTGCGTTTTGTTCAGTGACCTGAAGGTTTTCTTACTCAGACCGCCGGTCCCGGCTCCGCCACCGGTGATCATCCCCATGAACGGACAATATACGGACAGCAATGGGTCCGGCATCGGCATTGATGTTGCCATCGACAACAGCAACTCTGCAGCGAGTGCACCTTCACCAGAGGCGGATGGTTATGCTACCCCTGGCCCCCCGACAGGAGAGCCTCCTTCTGCAGGGACAAACGAGCCTAAAGCGACAGAGGAATGGCAGCATGCTACGGGACAGACTGGACCCCTGGACTATGGCAGCTCAGAGGAGGACTGCTCCAAAGAGAAGTGGGAGGAGAGATTCTCCCAGAACAGTCGCACAGACAGTGGTGTTAGGACTCCCCAGTGCAGGATATGTTTCCAAGGTCCAGAACAG GGGGAGCTGCTGAGCCCGTGTCGCTGCAGTGGGTCTGTCCGCTGCACCCATGAGCCCTGCCTCATCAAGTGGATCAGTGAGAGGGGCTCCTGGAGCTGTGAGCTCTGCTACTACAAGTACCACGTGGTAGCCATCAGCACCAATAACCCGCTCCAG tgGCAGGCCATCTCTCTGACAGTGATAGAGAAGGTCCAGATAGCAGCGGCCGTGTTGGGCAGCCTGTTCCTCATGTCCTCTATCTCCTGGCTGGTGTGGTCGTCCCTCAGCCCCTCGGCCAAGTGGCAGCGCCAGGACCtgctcttccagatctgctacgCCATGTACGGATTCATGGACCTCGTCTGCATCG CGCTGATCGTCCATGAAGGCCCCTCAGTGTTCCGGATCTTTAACCGCTGGCAGGCAGTGAACCAGCAGTGGAAGGTGCTCAACTACGACAAGATCAGAGACACTGAGGACCACCAGAGATCCAGGCTGACGCCCAGGCACCTGGCCCTGCCCAACCCCAGGACGAGTGCTCCTCCCGGGGCAGAGCCGGGGGATGAAAtggtctccccctccacctcctccctcatggCCGCGGTGGCCGCCTCCGCGCCTGGCTACACCGTGACCACAGCCGCAACCGCCAGCCTGACGACGGTGACAACGCAGGACTCAATGTCGGAGCAGGGGCCACCATCCCTGCCAGACCACCACTGTGCGTACAACATCCTCCACCTGCTCACCCAGCACCTCTGGACAACGCAGCAGGAGCACCGCCCCACTCAAGTCCATCCCCAGCCTCCGCAGCCCAGCAACAGCAGCCGGGAGCTGGTCATGAGAGTCACTACGGTCTGA
- the LOC116359787 gene encoding putative protein TPRXL — MGCMRESECVGREIDTSSPSTSPYSTPNPSTSPHSTANPSTSPYCTPSPSTSPYSTPNPSTSPYSTPSPSTSPYCTPSPSTSPYSTPNPSTSPYSTPSPSTSPYNTSSPSTSPYSTSNPSTSPYSTSSPSTSPHNTSSPSTSPHSTPNPSTSSHSTSSPSTSPHSTSSPSTSPYSTPSPSTSPYSMPSPSTSPYSTSSPSTSPYSTSSPSTSPYSTSSPSTSPYSTSSPSTSPYSTSSPSTSPDSTSSPSTSPYSMTSPSTSPHSI, encoded by the coding sequence ATGGGGTGTATGAGGGAGAGCGAGTGTGTGGGGAGAGAGATCGATACGTCCAGCCCCTCTACCAGTCCCTACAGTACACCCAACCCCTCTACCAGTCCCCACAGTACGGCCAACCCCTCTACCAGTCCCTACTGTACGCCCAGTCCCTCTACCAGTCCCTACAGTACGCCGAACCCCTCTACCAGTCCCTACAGTACGCCCAGCCCCTCTACCAGTCCCTACTGTACGCCCAGTCCCTCTACCAGTCCCTACAGTACGCCGAACCCCTCTACCAGTCCCTACAGTACGCCCAGCCCCTCTACCAGTCCCTACAATACGTCCAGCCCCTCTACCAGTCCCTACAGTACGTCCAACCCCTCTACCAGTCCCTACAGTACGTCCAGCCCCTCTACCAGTCCCCACAATACGTCCAGTCCCTCTACCAGTCCCCACAGTACGCCCAACCCCTCTACCAGTTCCCACAGTACGTCCAGCCCCTCTACCAGTCCCCACAGTACATCCAGCCCCTCTACCAGTCCCTACAGTACGCCCAGCCCCTCTACCAGTCCCTACAGTATGCCCAGTCCCTCTACCAGTCCCTACAGTACGTCCAGTCCCTCTACCAGTCCCTACAGTACGTCCAGTCCCTCTACCAGTCCCTACAGTACGTCCAGTCCCTCTACCAGTCCCTACAGTACGTCCAGTCCCTCTACCAGTCCCTACAGTACGTCCAGTCCCTCTACCAGTCCCGACAGTACGTCCAGTCCCTCTACCAGTCCCTACAGTATGACCAGTCCCTCTACCAGTCCCCACAGTATTTAA